A part of Paraliobacillus zengyii genomic DNA contains:
- a CDS encoding ferredoxin → MAHYTIVDKDTCIACGACGAAAPEIYDYDDEGIAYVLLDDNTGNVKIPEILEEDMLDAHEGCPTDSIKIANDSFDRDPFKFEK, encoded by the coding sequence ATGGCTCATTACACAATAGTAGATAAAGATACATGCATTGCCTGCGGTGCATGCGGGGCAGCAGCTCCTGAAATATACGATTATGATGATGAGGGAATTGCCTACGTTCTCTTAGATGATAATACAGGAAACGTTAAAATACCAGAAATATTAGAAGAAGATATGTTGGATGCGCATGAAGGTTGTCCAACTGACTCGATAAAGATTGCTAACGATTCCTTTGATCGTGATCCATTCAAATTTGAAAAATAA
- a CDS encoding sigma-70 family RNA polymerase sigma factor, which produces MKTTFEDIYNKYHQDLFQYIFYMVKDKSLAEDLIQEVYIKVLKSYDSFRGESSEKTWLFSIARHTTMDSFRKQTRNKQRLIDFLNFNKQASDFKDTSRLPEEIVILDEELKDIYYQLDKCSLDQKQVLILRYLQSLTIQETADIMGCSTSKVKTTQHRALKKLQTLLRDQQERG; this is translated from the coding sequence ATGAAGACCACGTTTGAAGACATATATAATAAATATCATCAAGATTTATTTCAATATATCTTTTATATGGTCAAAGATAAGTCTTTGGCTGAAGATCTTATTCAAGAAGTGTATATCAAAGTTCTAAAATCATATGATTCTTTTCGAGGTGAAAGTTCCGAAAAAACATGGTTGTTTTCTATTGCAAGACATACAACAATGGATTCTTTTAGAAAACAAACACGAAATAAACAGCGACTAATAGACTTTTTAAATTTCAATAAACAGGCGTCTGATTTTAAGGACACTTCCCGGTTACCTGAAGAGATTGTTATTCTTGATGAGGAATTAAAGGATATTTATTATCAGTTAGATAAGTGTAGTCTAGATCAAAAACAGGTATTAATATTACGTTATTTGCAATCTTTAACCATTCAAGAAACAGCTGATATTATGGGTTGTTCAACTAGTAAGGTGAAAACTACACAACATCGAGCGCTTAAAAAATTACAAACACTACTACGAGATCAACAAGAGAGGGGGTAA
- a CDS encoding ECF transporter S component, with translation MKQTYRLTLIAVLASLCVVGRVGFQFLPNIQPVTAIIIITGFFLGPFSAFFLAVITTYISNLFLGMGIWTVWQIIAWSIIGIFSGLLGKMYLKKPFIYLLIYALIAGLFFGFTFAITNYFITGKFLAYYLAGLPFDISHAIGNVVFLFVLYEPLSLIFKRYL, from the coding sequence ATGAAGCAGACATATCGTTTAACACTCATTGCTGTGTTAGCTTCATTATGTGTTGTTGGACGAGTAGGCTTTCAATTTTTACCAAACATACAGCCCGTAACTGCAATTATTATTATTACGGGCTTTTTTTTAGGACCGTTTTCTGCTTTCTTTTTAGCAGTTATCACTACATATATATCCAATTTGTTCTTAGGCATGGGAATTTGGACGGTTTGGCAAATCATTGCTTGGTCGATTATCGGTATTTTTAGTGGTTTATTAGGAAAAATGTATCTTAAGAAGCCATTCATTTATTTATTGATTTATGCTCTAATAGCTGGTTTATTCTTTGGATTTACATTTGCTATTACGAACTATTTTATTACAGGTAAGTTTCTTGCTTATTATTTAGCAGGTCTGCCATTTGATATCTCTCATGCAATTGGTAATGTCGTGTTTCTATTCGTATTGTATGAACCTCTTTCGCTTATTTTTAAAAGATATTTGTAG
- a CDS encoding DUF4430 domain-containing protein, whose translation MKNHVKLIMAFLLSTLILFGCGQTETPDETTNVEEQEQVVNITISTDNGEEVISSETIEIEENEILMDVLEENYEIEDADGFITSIDGVEQSDDKYWLYEVNGEQANVGASEYELSSGDEVIFDLHGTE comes from the coding sequence ATGAAAAATCACGTAAAGTTAATTATGGCCTTCTTACTTAGTACACTAATCTTATTTGGTTGTGGACAAACAGAGACACCAGATGAAACAACTAATGTAGAAGAGCAAGAACAAGTAGTTAATATAACTATTTCAACAGATAATGGAGAAGAAGTTATTTCTTCGGAAACGATTGAAATAGAAGAGAATGAAATATTGATGGATGTATTGGAAGAAAACTATGAAATTGAAGATGCTGATGGCTTTATAACTTCGATAGATGGTGTCGAGCAATCGGATGATAAGTATTGGTTGTATGAAGTAAATGGTGAACAAGCTAATGTTGGTGCAAGTGAATATGAGTTATCATCAGGTGATGAAGTTATTTTTGATTTACATGGAACGGAATAA